The genome window CGGCACCGTGTTCCACTTTCCGAAAGCAATCACATGCGGCTTGAATGCGGCGAACGAGACAGCCGGGAGAAAAATCGCGCAAATCAGGCACTTCCGGATCATCGAGGACAGGCTATCTGACGTCTCTCGACTAGGCAAACAGCTTGCCCAGGCGATCTGAGCGTCTTGGTTCCTCTTTCGGACACCCCTGCACTGCATGTGCCATGCCGCTGCGGCTTCTGCTGTTTTCCCAACTGCACGCCTGCCAACGTTTAGAATTCATTTTGCGTCTAAGCGCGCGCCATGCAACCGGTTCGCTACAGCATTGTTGTACCGGCATATAACGAGAGCCAGCGGATTGTGCGATCGCTGGAGAGTATTCTCGCTTTTCTGACGCGAGAGAACTGGAAAGCCGAAGTCATCGTGGTGAACGATGGCTCGCGCGACAACACCGCCGAAATCGTGCGCGACTTTATGCGCCAGCACCCGGGAGTGAGGCTGCTCGAGAATCCCGGCAATCGCGGCAAGGGATACAGCGTCCGCCATGGAATGCTGGAGGCAACCGGCGACCTGCTGTTGTTCACAGATGCCGATCTTTCTTCGCCGATCGAAGAGGCCCCAAAACTGTTTCAAGCCATTCACGAGGGAGCGGACATCGCCATTGGATCCCGCTGGCTGCAAGCGGAATTGCAGAAGCAACGCCAGCCTCTGTACCGCCAACTCTTCGGCCGCATCTTCAACCTGCTGCTGCGTGCCATACTCGGACTGAATTTCAAA of Terriglobales bacterium contains these proteins:
- a CDS encoding dolichyl-phosphate beta-glucosyltransferase; translation: MQPVRYSIVVPAYNESQRIVRSLESILAFLTRENWKAEVIVVNDGSRDNTAEIVRDFMRQHPGVRLLENPGNRGKGYSVRHGMLEATGDLLLFTDADLSSPIEEAPKLFQAIHEGADIAIGSRWLQAELQKQRQPLYRQLFGRIFNLLLRAILGLNFKDTQCGFKAFTRQAAQDIFPRQLIDRWGFDPEILFLARKQGLRIQELGVEWAHDERSKINPLTDGFKMFLEILRIRGNYLAGKYQRTEASYAAGKSA